In a genomic window of Streptomyces sp. SJL17-4:
- a CDS encoding dihydrofolate reductase family protein, with protein MGEQLLRVQNFMVSADGFGTGEGQSLEHPFGHADPGAMFSWAGATASWPNRTDPGGSRGLDDYFTRDFSHNIGAEIMGRNKFGPQRGPWRDYEWQGWWGDEPPFHTPVFVMTHHPRPSFTLSDTTFHFVDGDPETVLARAKEEADGKDVRLGGGATVIREFLDAGLVDTLHVAVAPVKLGSGVRLWESPDELLDRFHCDVVPSPGGAVTHHIYWRK; from the coding sequence ATGGGCGAGCAGCTGCTCAGGGTCCAGAACTTCATGGTCTCGGCAGACGGGTTCGGTACCGGTGAGGGCCAGAGCCTGGAGCATCCCTTCGGGCACGCGGATCCCGGGGCCATGTTCTCCTGGGCGGGTGCCACGGCGAGCTGGCCCAACCGGACCGACCCCGGGGGCAGTCGTGGCCTCGACGACTACTTCACCCGGGACTTCTCCCACAACATCGGCGCCGAGATCATGGGCCGCAACAAGTTCGGGCCCCAGCGCGGGCCCTGGCGGGACTACGAGTGGCAGGGCTGGTGGGGTGACGAGCCGCCGTTCCACACGCCGGTGTTCGTCATGACCCACCACCCGCGTCCCTCGTTCACGCTGTCGGACACGACGTTCCACTTCGTCGACGGCGATCCGGAGACCGTGCTGGCGCGGGCGAAGGAGGAGGCGGACGGCAAGGACGTCCGGCTCGGCGGCGGGGCCACCGTCATCCGTGAGTTCCTCGACGCCGGCCTCGTCGACACCCTGCACGTCGCGGTCGCGCCGGTGAAGCTCGGTTCCGGGGTACGGCTCTGGGAGTCGCCCGACGAGCTGCTCGACCGGTTCCACTGTGACGTCGTGCCCAGCCCGGGAGGTGCGGTGACGCACCACATCTACTGGCGGAAGTGA
- a CDS encoding ABC transporter ATP-binding protein — protein MLVLDGATVRFGERAALDAVDLEVADHEIVSVLGPSGSGKSTLLRAVAGLQPLDGGRVLLGGTDQRGVPVHRRGVGLMFQDHQLFPQRDVAGNVAFGLRMRGAGKAEQAERVAELLDLVGLPGAGRRSVASLSGGEQQRVALARALAPRPRLLMLDEPLGQLDRGLRERLVVELRQLFGRLGTTVLAVTHDQGEAFALADRVVVMRDGRIAQSGAPVEVWSRPASEFVARFLGFDNVVAARVTGPVAETAWGKVPVPDGSPQGERRLLVRPGGVRLVPVEDGAAWTVESRTFRGSHVAVRLRPVDGPPLDAELPLREVPEEGAAVGVEFRAEDVVVLGDDTP, from the coding sequence ATGCTGGTACTCGACGGGGCGACCGTACGGTTCGGGGAGCGGGCCGCGCTCGACGCCGTGGACCTGGAGGTCGCCGACCACGAGATCGTGTCCGTGCTCGGGCCGAGCGGCAGCGGCAAGTCCACGCTGCTGCGGGCCGTCGCCGGGCTGCAGCCCCTCGACGGCGGGCGGGTGCTCCTCGGCGGCACCGACCAGCGCGGGGTGCCGGTGCACCGGCGGGGCGTCGGCCTGATGTTCCAGGACCACCAGCTGTTCCCGCAGCGGGACGTCGCCGGCAACGTGGCCTTCGGGCTGCGGATGCGGGGTGCGGGGAAGGCCGAGCAGGCCGAGCGGGTGGCGGAACTGCTCGACCTCGTCGGGCTGCCGGGCGCCGGGCGGCGGTCCGTCGCCTCGCTCTCCGGCGGTGAGCAGCAGCGGGTGGCGCTGGCCCGCGCCCTGGCGCCCCGCCCCCGGCTGCTGATGCTCGACGAGCCCCTCGGCCAGCTCGACCGGGGGCTGCGGGAGCGGCTCGTCGTGGAGCTGCGGCAGCTCTTCGGACGGCTCGGTACGACGGTCCTCGCGGTGACCCACGACCAGGGCGAGGCGTTCGCGCTGGCCGACCGGGTGGTGGTCATGCGGGACGGGCGCATCGCCCAGTCGGGTGCGCCCGTGGAGGTGTGGTCGCGGCCGGCCTCGGAGTTCGTGGCCCGATTCCTGGGCTTCGACAACGTGGTGGCGGCCCGGGTGACCGGCCCGGTCGCGGAGACCGCCTGGGGGAAGGTCCCGGTGCCGGACGGCTCGCCGCAGGGCGAGCGACGGCTCCTGGTCAGGCCCGGCGGGGTCCGGCTCGTGCCCGTCGAGGACGGGGCGGCCTGGACGGTCGAGTCCCGGACCTTCCGGGGCAGCCATGTGGCCGTACGGCTCCGCCCGGTGGACGGCCCGCCGCTGGACGCGGAGCTTCCGCTGCGGGAGGTGCCGGAGGAGGGCGCCGCGGTGGGGGTGGAGTTCCGGGCGGAGGACGTGGTGGTGCTGGGCGACGACACGCCGTAG